A DNA window from Pongo abelii isolate AG06213 chromosome 2, NHGRI_mPonAbe1-v2.0_pri, whole genome shotgun sequence contains the following coding sequences:
- the OSTN gene encoding osteocrin precursor — translation MLDWRLASAHFILAVTLTLWSSGKVLSVDVTTTEAFDSGVIDVQSTPTVSEEKSATDLTAKLLLLDEWVSLENDVIETKKKRSFSGFGSPLDRLSAGSVDHKGKQRCNFLG, via the exons ATGCTGGACTGGAGATTGGCAAGTGCACATTTCATCCTGGCTGTGACACTGACACTGTGGAGCTCAGGAAAAGTCCTTTCAGTAGATGTAACAACAACAGAG GCCTTTGATTCTGGAGTCATAGATGTGCAGTCAACACCCACAGTCAGCGAAGAGAAATCAGCCACTGACCTGACAGCAAAACTCTTGCTTCTTGATGAATGGGTGTCCCTAGAAAATGATGTGAttgagacaaagaagaaaaggagttTCTCTGGTTTTGGGTCTCCCCTTGACAGACTCTCAGCTGGCTCTGTAGATCACAAAGGTAAACAGAG